From a single Caldanaerobius fijiensis DSM 17918 genomic region:
- a CDS encoding PFL family protein, translated as MGIAFQEITETIRMVQAENLDIRTITLGINLNDCRRDDPSKTAEAIYNKILKLGKNLVKVAEDLESEYGIPIVNKRVSVTPISIIGDGFDSEGFKLIAKAMDKASEEIGVNFIGGYSALVHKGFTKGDLNLIKSIPEVLSETVRVCSSVNVATSKSGINMDAVLIMGNIIKETADLTADKDGIGCTKLVVFANAPEDNPFMAGSFHGVGEPESTVNIGISGPGVVHRVVEKLGSDADFGELSEAIKKTAFKITRAGELIGRLAAQRLESHFGIIDLSLAPTPAIGDSIANILEAMGLERCGAPGTTAALALLNDAVKKGGVMATSYVGGLSGAFIPVSEDAGMIDAVSAGALTIEKLEAMTCVCSVGLDMIAIPGDTSPYTIAGIIADEMAIGVINKKTTAVRIIPVPGKKVGEWVEFGGLLGRAPIMEVNRFSPEIFVKRGGRIPAPIHSLNN; from the coding sequence ATGGGAATTGCATTTCAAGAGATCACAGAGACTATAAGGATGGTACAGGCTGAGAACCTGGATATAAGAACCATTACGTTGGGTATAAATTTGAATGATTGTAGGAGAGATGATCCATCAAAGACAGCTGAGGCAATATACAATAAGATATTAAAACTTGGTAAAAATCTAGTAAAAGTAGCAGAAGATCTGGAAAGCGAATATGGCATACCTATTGTAAATAAAAGGGTATCTGTTACGCCAATTTCTATAATAGGCGATGGGTTTGATTCAGAAGGTTTCAAGTTGATTGCAAAGGCTATGGATAAGGCATCAGAAGAGATAGGAGTAAATTTTATTGGTGGTTATTCTGCTCTGGTACACAAGGGATTTACAAAAGGTGATTTAAATCTGATAAAATCCATCCCTGAGGTTTTATCTGAAACCGTAAGGGTATGTTCTTCTGTAAATGTGGCTACATCAAAGTCAGGCATAAATATGGATGCGGTATTGATAATGGGAAATATCATAAAAGAAACAGCGGATCTTACTGCTGATAAAGATGGTATTGGATGTACAAAATTGGTTGTATTTGCGAATGCGCCGGAGGACAACCCTTTTATGGCAGGGTCTTTTCATGGGGTAGGTGAACCGGAAAGTACGGTAAATATAGGTATAAGTGGTCCTGGTGTTGTACATAGGGTTGTAGAGAAATTAGGCAGTGATGCTGATTTTGGTGAATTATCAGAGGCCATAAAAAAGACCGCATTTAAGATTACCAGGGCTGGAGAACTTATTGGCAGATTGGCAGCACAGAGATTGGAAAGTCATTTTGGTATAATAGATTTGTCTCTGGCTCCAACGCCTGCTATTGGCGACAGTATAGCGAATATACTGGAAGCAATGGGTTTGGAACGTTGTGGAGCTCCAGGGACTACGGCTGCCCTGGCATTGCTCAATGATGCTGTAAAAAAAGGTGGGGTAATGGCGACATCATATGTAGGCGGTTTAAGTGGTGCCTTTATTCCTGTGAGTGAAGATGCTGGAATGATAGATGCAGTATCTGCAGGTGCCCTTACAATAGAAAAACTAGAGGCGATGACATGCGTATGCTCTGTTGGGCTGGACATGATAGCAATACCTGGTGATACTTCGCCATATACTATAGCTGGTATTATAGCTGACGAAATGGCAATAGGAGTTATAAATAAAAAGACGACAGCGGTGAGGATTATACCTGTCCCAGGTAAAAAGGTAGGTGAATGGGTTGAGTTTGGTGGACTTTTGGGCAGGGCACCGATAATGGAAGTAAACCGATTTTCGCCAGAAATATTTGTGAAGAGGGGTGGAAGGATTCCCGCACCTATTCACAGTTTAAATAATTAA
- the serS gene encoding serine--tRNA ligase, producing MLDVKRIRNNPDELRQALIKRGEDTSKLDRFLEMDEKRRELLYKVENLKKLRNEESEEIARLKKEGKDASEKIKEMKEVSQNIKDIEAELGKIEDDLYNLLLTIPNIPHESVPVGKSDEDNVEVRRWGEPTKFDFEPKPHWELGENLGILDFPTASKVTGSRFVFYKGLGARLERSLINFMLDLHTTKHGYTEVFPPFMVHRKSMIGTGQLPKFEEDAFKVSGTDYFLIPTAEVPVTNMYRESIIDGDKLPIYHVAYSACFRAEAGAAGKDTRGLIRQHQFNKVELVKFVRPEDSYDELEKLVRDAEEVLQLLKIPYRVVAISTADLGFTPAKKYDLEVWMPSYGKYVEISSCSNFEDFQARRAEIRFRRAPKAKPEYVHTLNGSGVAIGRTVAAILENFQRADGSVVIPEVLHQYMGGVKEIR from the coding sequence ATGTTAGATGTAAAACGAATTAGAAATAATCCGGATGAGTTAAGGCAGGCCCTTATAAAGAGGGGTGAAGATACCAGTAAGCTTGATCGCTTCTTAGAAATGGATGAGAAGAGAAGAGAACTGTTATACAAGGTAGAAAACTTAAAAAAACTCAGAAATGAAGAATCTGAGGAAATTGCAAGATTAAAAAAAGAAGGCAAAGATGCCAGTGAAAAGATAAAAGAGATGAAAGAGGTATCTCAGAATATAAAGGATATAGAGGCGGAATTAGGTAAAATAGAAGATGACCTTTATAACCTGTTGCTTACCATACCTAATATACCTCATGAAAGCGTACCTGTAGGCAAAAGCGATGAAGATAATGTAGAAGTAAGGCGTTGGGGTGAACCTACCAAGTTTGACTTTGAGCCAAAACCTCATTGGGAATTAGGTGAAAACTTAGGCATATTAGATTTTCCTACTGCGTCAAAGGTTACAGGGTCCAGGTTTGTATTCTACAAAGGCCTAGGAGCTAGATTGGAGCGCAGTCTCATAAACTTTATGCTGGATCTTCATACTACCAAACACGGTTATACAGAAGTATTTCCGCCATTTATGGTGCACCGGAAGAGCATGATCGGCACTGGACAGTTGCCTAAATTTGAAGAAGATGCTTTTAAAGTGAGCGGCACAGACTATTTTTTAATACCCACGGCAGAGGTCCCGGTCACTAATATGTATAGAGAGAGTATAATAGATGGCGATAAATTGCCTATCTATCACGTGGCGTACAGTGCATGTTTTAGGGCTGAGGCCGGAGCAGCCGGTAAAGATACCAGGGGCCTTATAAGGCAGCATCAGTTCAATAAAGTGGAATTAGTAAAATTTGTACGTCCAGAGGATTCCTATGATGAATTAGAAAAATTGGTAAGGGACGCGGAAGAAGTCCTTCAATTGCTGAAGATACCTTACAGGGTTGTGGCAATAAGTACTGCTGATCTTGGCTTTACTCCTGCTAAGAAATATGATTTAGAGGTGTGGATGCCCAGCTATGGAAAATATGTAGAGATTTCATCTTGCAGTAACTTTGAAGATTTTCAAGCAAGAAGAGCCGAAATTAGATTTAGGCGGGCACCCAAGGCTAAACCGGAGTATGTTCATACGCTGAATGGATCCGGCGTAGCCATAGGACGAACCGTTGCAGCTATATTGGAAAATTTCCAAAGGGCAGATGGCTCTGTAGTCATACCGGAAGTACTTCATCAATATATGGGCGGCGTTAAAGAAATAAGATAA
- a CDS encoding ISNCY family transposase: MTKRELQKLIIIQKTIERKLIVREAAQALGLSERQIFRLKKGVSEQGESFVIHKNKGRKPANATPPEVVNKVIYLKQNVYFDANFSHFRDLLEEREGIILSQPTVYRILSSAGIESHRKHRKTHKIHKRRKRKPQAGMLVQIDCSPFEWLPNMGKLALHGAIDDATGQVLGLYLTENESMEGYFEVMRQVFTQYGIPIALYSDRHTIFASPKKNKLSIEEQLEGKMANQTQFERAMSELGISMIYASSPQAKGRVEKLWDTLQDRLKVELRLAGIDSTEKANEFLKEFLIRFNAKFAVEPEDPIPAFRDLPSNVDLDNILCIKETRMVDNGGVFSFKGDYYQLIDEKGKIIPVPPRSKIIVLLNSRIGIRVQYGNQVFAVQKLDERPKKLQKTIQSTSSSKSKAHKPASNHPWKQNGTSTSLYWWEEYDRELIKSLYDSTCAWR, from the coding sequence ATGACAAAGAGGGAATTACAAAAATTAATCATTATTCAAAAAACAATTGAAAGAAAATTAATAGTGAGGGAAGCTGCGCAGGCTTTAGGCCTAAGTGAACGTCAAATCTTTAGATTAAAAAAGGGGGTTAGTGAACAAGGTGAGTCTTTTGTCATTCATAAAAATAAAGGTCGTAAGCCTGCTAATGCTACCCCTCCAGAAGTTGTTAATAAGGTTATCTATTTGAAACAAAATGTGTACTTTGATGCTAATTTTTCTCACTTTAGAGATCTACTTGAAGAAAGAGAGGGGATTATACTTAGTCAACCTACTGTGTATAGAATTTTATCCTCGGCCGGTATCGAAAGCCATAGAAAGCATCGTAAAACTCATAAAATACATAAAAGAAGAAAACGTAAACCTCAAGCTGGAATGTTAGTACAAATCGATTGCAGCCCCTTTGAATGGCTACCTAACATGGGTAAATTGGCTTTGCATGGCGCTATCGACGATGCTACCGGACAAGTCCTTGGCCTTTATCTTACCGAAAACGAGTCTATGGAAGGCTATTTTGAAGTAATGCGCCAGGTTTTCACTCAATATGGTATACCTATCGCTCTTTATAGCGATAGACACACTATCTTTGCTTCTCCTAAAAAGAATAAGCTCTCTATAGAAGAACAATTAGAAGGCAAAATGGCAAATCAAACTCAGTTCGAAAGAGCCATGAGTGAATTAGGTATTTCCATGATTTATGCTTCTTCTCCTCAAGCTAAAGGACGTGTTGAAAAACTGTGGGATACTCTTCAGGATAGGCTCAAAGTAGAACTTAGATTAGCTGGTATTGATTCTACAGAAAAAGCTAACGAGTTTTTGAAAGAATTTCTAATAAGATTTAATGCTAAATTTGCTGTGGAACCTGAAGATCCTATCCCTGCTTTTAGAGACTTGCCTTCCAATGTGGATTTGGATAACATCCTTTGTATTAAAGAAACTAGAATGGTCGATAATGGAGGTGTATTTTCTTTTAAAGGTGACTATTATCAACTAATAGACGAAAAAGGTAAAATAATACCCGTTCCACCACGGAGCAAAATAATCGTCCTTTTAAACTCCAGGATAGGAATACGGGTACAGTACGGCAACCAAGTATTTGCCGTACAAAAACTCGACGAACGTCCCAAAAAGCTTCAAAAAACTATTCAATCAACTTCATCAAGCAAATCAAAAGCTCATAAGCCAGCTTCCAACCATCCATGGAAGCAAAACGGAACAAGCACAAGCTTATACTGGTGGGAGGAATATGACAGAGAACTTATAAAGTCTCTGTACGATTCCACCTGTGCTTGGCGTTAG
- the ytvI gene encoding sporulation integral membrane protein YtvI, with translation MDKDRYAQLYHKYMFYIIIAFIVYLVIFKLLPALLPFIVAAILAIIIDPIIEFLEHKLKVPRGLAVAITMLSLFGLILLIIVIATTQIIAELQKLLRILPEYFYTANKDINTIMSQIEALYANLPKNITNLIQNNIDNIVNTLYGMTKTSINYLINLFSNIPHMFMISMITLIATFFMSKDKNIIVPFILKQIPKNWADNSRNIKTDLFKTLFGFLRAELTIMLLTFIECSIGLLIIGFDYAFLMGLVVSIVDALPILGSGSVLVPWALILIFVYHNIKTGIYLLILYAIIIILRQLMEPHIVGSSIGLHPLATLMSMYLGLQFMGFIGLFMGPALVIIVKAIQKSGLLPPFKT, from the coding sequence ATGGATAAAGATAGGTACGCACAACTCTATCATAAATACATGTTTTACATCATTATAGCATTTATTGTCTATCTGGTTATATTTAAACTGTTGCCTGCGTTACTACCATTTATCGTCGCTGCTATATTGGCAATTATTATCGACCCTATTATAGAATTTCTAGAACACAAATTAAAAGTGCCTCGAGGATTAGCCGTAGCAATAACCATGCTTTCATTGTTTGGCTTAATTTTATTAATCATAGTAATAGCTACAACACAAATAATAGCAGAACTTCAAAAGTTACTAAGAATATTACCAGAGTATTTTTATACAGCAAACAAAGACATAAATACCATTATGTCGCAGATAGAAGCGTTATATGCTAATCTACCTAAAAACATAACAAACCTCATACAGAATAACATCGACAATATAGTAAATACGCTGTATGGTATGACAAAAACCAGTATAAATTATTTGATAAATTTATTCAGCAATATACCGCATATGTTCATGATTTCAATGATTACTTTAATTGCAACCTTTTTTATGAGTAAAGATAAAAATATTATCGTACCGTTTATATTAAAACAAATACCAAAAAATTGGGCCGACAACAGTCGCAACATAAAAACAGATCTTTTTAAAACATTGTTTGGATTTTTAAGGGCAGAATTGACTATTATGCTCCTCACGTTTATTGAATGCTCTATAGGCCTTTTAATTATAGGATTTGACTATGCATTCTTAATGGGATTGGTTGTAAGCATTGTGGATGCATTACCCATACTGGGCAGTGGCTCTGTTCTGGTGCCCTGGGCACTTATTTTGATATTTGTGTATCACAATATAAAGACAGGAATATATTTGCTCATATTATACGCTATTATAATAATTTTAAGGCAACTTATGGAACCACACATTGTCGGTAGCAGCATAGGATTACATCCATTGGCAACTTTGATGAGTATGTATCTAGGGCTGCAATTCATGGGATTTATAGGTTTATTTATGGGACCGGCTTTAGTTATAATTGTAAAAGCAATACAAAAATCAGGTCTCCTGCCGCCATTTAAAACTTGA
- a CDS encoding sugar phosphate isomerase/epimerase family protein gives MKRLPLGLQLYTLRDVMPRDFVGTLKKVADMGYDGVEFAGYGNLTAEEMKKYLDEFGLISAGSHVGFDALEKDLDGVLKYNSVIGTKYITCPYLLLNKIQNMDEFKKLADKFNYIGKKMAENGFVFCYHNHAHEFEKLEGKYVLDILFELTDPEYVKAEIDTYWVKKGGEDPVAFVKKYAGRLPIIHLKDLDEKTGKDTEILNGTINFHEIFESADELGIEWYIVEQEDFERPSIESAEISCKNLAAAGVGIKNAR, from the coding sequence ATGAAAAGATTGCCATTAGGACTTCAGTTGTATACTTTGAGGGATGTGATGCCTAGGGATTTTGTAGGCACACTGAAAAAAGTTGCGGATATGGGCTATGATGGTGTAGAATTTGCAGGGTATGGGAATCTTACTGCAGAAGAAATGAAAAAATATTTGGATGAGTTTGGCTTAATCTCTGCTGGTTCCCATGTCGGATTTGATGCATTGGAGAAGGATTTGGATGGAGTTTTGAAGTACAACAGCGTAATAGGTACTAAATATATTACATGCCCTTATTTGCTTCTGAACAAAATTCAAAACATGGATGAATTTAAAAAGCTTGCAGATAAGTTCAACTACATTGGTAAAAAAATGGCTGAAAACGGATTTGTTTTCTGCTATCATAATCATGCCCATGAATTTGAAAAATTAGAAGGGAAATATGTCCTTGACATACTTTTTGAACTTACAGATCCTGAATATGTCAAAGCAGAAATAGATACATATTGGGTGAAAAAAGGCGGTGAAGATCCTGTCGCCTTTGTTAAAAAATATGCAGGAAGGTTGCCGATAATTCACTTAAAAGACTTAGACGAGAAGACGGGAAAAGATACGGAAATATTAAATGGTACAATTAATTTTCATGAGATTTTTGAATCCGCTGACGAGTTGGGTATAGAGTGGTATATTGTTGAGCAAGAAGATTTTGAAAGGCCGTCTATAGAAAGCGCCGAAATCAGCTGCAAAAACTTAGCTGCTGCAGGTGTAGGTATAAAAAATGCGAGATAA